GGAAATACGGGGCCAGTTGCAGGACAGGGACCATAGCATTGGTGGCGCATCTGAAACAACAGCCGAAATCGCAGCCAGTGTCCGGCAGATCATCTTTGCCGATCAGATCGATTCCGCTGTTTATACGGGCGAGCGAAAAAAGGATCAGGCCGCCGCCCGCCTGGAGCAGGCAAGGCTGGATGCCATCCTGGACGTGGGATCTGCCTCTCTCGAACTGCTGCGCAGCATCAGTCTTTTGCGTATCCGTGAAGATACGGCGGGGCACACCCGGAATAACCTTGATATTGCCAGGCAACGCAGGGAAGTCGGGTATACGGGCAGAGCGGAAGTACTCCGATGGGAAAATGCCCTGGCAAGGGCAAGGCAGAATCTCCTTGCCGCAGGGATTGCCGTACAACAGGCGGAAAACAGTCTCAAACGCCGTCTGGGCTGGCCCCTGGACCGGGAAATCAACATCCGAGACACCAGTGAACAGGAACGTTTTTTCTCCGCAACAGGTGATATTCCTCTGGCAAAGGAAATCAGAACACCCAAAGCCCTTTCCCGCTTTTCCCTTTTTCTGGAAAAAGAAGCGGAAGGACTACGACCTGAAGTGCTCGTTCTTGATGCGGCGCTGGCGGCTTCCAGACGGGAAGAGCGCTATCACAGAAGACGGCCCTACACCCCTGAGGTAGCTATGGCCGCCGGTGCCACCCACGTACTGGACCGCAGCGGTAAAGGCTCCCACATCCCCATCCCCTCTGACGATTGCTGGCAGGTGGGCATTCAGGCCTCCTGGACCCTGTACAGCGGAGGAGAAATCCGTGCTTCCATGACGGCAGCTCAGGCGGGAATCCGCCGTCTTGAACTGGAAAAAGAAGAGACACTGCGTCGTATAAGGGAAGATGTGCGTAACCGCCTCAGCGATGTGGCAGCCGCTTTTTTTGACCTTGATTTTGCAGCACAGGCAGCCGATGCCGCCAGAGCAAACCTTGAACTGGTCCAGGATGCCTATACCAAGGGTGAAGCTTCCATTGTAGATCTTATGGATGCGCGGAATGCGGATATCGAGGCCAGAGAAATCCAGGCCGGTGTCCATTATGCCCTTCTGATGGCAAGACTGAAACTGCAGCACGCCGCTGGATTCTACCCGGCCCTTTCATCTCCGCAGACCCTTGAAGCCTTTCTGGACCGATACCGGGCCTATGCAAAGGGCCACACTCCCTGAAAGCGGCCCTTTGCATACAGTCTCAAGCAAAAAAGCAGCCAGAAAAATACCGAAACTCTCAGGGTAACAATTCATCATAATGATATTGTTACTATTGATCATTATAATTTTAAACACGTACTTCGCACACAAAACACCCTGACTGTTTGTAAGAGTGCCGCGCAATGGTTTCGAGCAAACGGTAGTTCTCCGAGCATCCGATTTAAGGCCTTTGAGTTACCAAGGGGAAATTCTGCTGAACAGGTACGTTTTTACAAACTTTCAGCCCTCAGGCAAGGAATGCCCATGAAAACACCTTTTCTTCCCATTGCCCTGTCCATCTTCCTTCTCCTTTCCGGCTGCGGTCGAAAAGAGGAAGAAATGCCGCCGGAACTGCGACCTGTCCGCTATGAAATCCTTACACGACAGGGACTGCAGGAAACCCGGACCTTTACGGGTCAGGCAAGGCCCGCTTCCGAAATCCGTCTTGGCTTCCGTATTGGCGGCCAGATTGTTGATCTGCCCGTAAAAATGGGAGAGGCCATTCTTCAGGGGCAGCTTATCGCCCGGCTGGATGACAGCGATGACCGCCTGACCCTCTCGGAGCTTCAGGCTGTGCTGGAAAACACAAAAGCTCAGAGAGACACGGCGTCAGCAGCACTGGACAGGGTCCGCAGCCTCTATGCCAGAGACAATGTCCCCCTGAGCGAATACGAAAGTGCCAAAAGCCGTTTTGCGGCCGCATCCGCCGACCATGAGGCAACCCTGCAACGGATAGCCCTTCAGAAAAGCAGACTTTCCTACGCACGCCTTGTATCCCCCGCAGCAGGCCGTATTGCCAGTGTGGATGTGGAAAAAAACGAGAATGTTCAGGCTGGCGCCACCATAGCGACCCTCAGCACCGACGATGCCATGCTGGTACGTACCGGCATCCCCGAAGCCTATATCAGTCGGATTCACACCGGTGACCGGGTGCAGGCCCGGTTCAGTACCCTTCCGGAAAGTCTTTTTACGGGTAGGGTTTATGAGGTTTCCTATGTGAGCGATGCCCAGTCCACCTATCCGGTAACCGTACGCATCCTTGAACCGGATCCCCGTATCCGGCCGGGCATGTCGGCCGATCTTACCTTCCGCCTCCGTGACAGCTCCCGGGACAGCAGCATACTCGTGCCCCTTTTTGCTGTCATGGAAAATCCTCAGGGCCGTTTTGTCTGGGTTCTGCAGGCCGGTGAAACGGAAGGAACCGGTATTGTTCACCGCAGACCCGTCACCCCGGGTACCCTTATGGGCGACAGAATGGAGATCACAGAAGGGCTTTCCGCCGGAGACAAAGTGGTCACAGCCGGAGTCTCCCGCCTCACCGATGGGATGATAGTCCGCTATGATGACCCGGAGACCATGCCATGAACATGACAAAAACAGCCGTGGATAACCGCTGGCTGACCATCACCCTCATTGCGGTTCTGCTTCTGGGCGGCTTTCAGAGCTTCCGGGCCATGCCCAAGGATGACATGCCTCCCTTTCTGATACGCAGCGTCAGTATCGTCACCTCCTTTCCCGGAGCTTCACCTGAAAGGGTGGAACAGCTGGTGACCGATCCCATTGAAAAAGCGGTTCAGGAAATATCACAGGTGGATTATATTTCTTCCGAATCCAGGCCCGGCGTTTCTGTCATTACGGTGAACCTCAAGGAAAGTGAATATGATTTACGACCCATTTTCGACCACATACGACGCAAAGTGGATGAAGTCCGCCCCCTTCTTCCCGAAGACTCATCTCCCACTGTCAATGATGAACTGGGAGATGTTTTCGGTATTCTCATCGGCATTACGGGAGAAGGCTTTACCTTTGCAGAGCTGAAAAAAATCAGCGATGAGGTACGGGACAGACTCATCAAACTGCCGGAAGTGGCCAGGGTTGAAATCCGGGGAGAGCAGCCGGAACGGATCTATATTACCTACGATGAAGCACGGCTCAGCAGTCTGGGGCTTTCGCACAGCCACATTGCCGCCATGATTCAGGCCACCAACATTATTTTTCCCGGTGGCAACGTTACCATAGGTCAAAACCGTATCAGCCTGGAACCTTCTGGCAACTTCGAAAACATTGAGGATCTCAAAAATCTTATCATATCCCAGCCGGGCAGCCCCCTTATCCTCAGGCTCAGGGATGTGGCCCGTATCGAAAGAGGATATATGGACCCGCCGGACAACCACGTTCGCATTAACGGTATACCCGGCATGGTACTCGGCTGCTCCCTGAAAAAAGAGGGGAATATTCTGGAAATGGGTGGGGCCATTGACCGGGAAATCAGGGAAATGGAAAAGATCTATCCCCATGGCGTTACCTTTATCCGGGTTGCTTCCCAGGATACCAAGGTAAACACAGCTATCCGGAATTTCACCGGTAATCTTATTCAGAGTGTGGTGGTGGTCCTTGCCACCATGTTTCTTTTCCTCGGACTGCGAACGGGCTTTGTGGTTTCATCCCTCATCCCTTCCGCCATTCTCTGCACATTTTTCGTCATGTCCTTTCTGGGAGTGGGTCTGAATCAGGTTTCGCTTGCTTCCCTCATCATTGCCCTCGGCATGCTCGTAGACAATGCCATTGTTATGAGTGAAGCCATGATGGTACGCATGGAATCCGGAGAAAAAAAACTGGATGCCGCCCTCGCTGCTTCCAGGGAGCTGGCCATCCCCCTTCTGGTTTCTTCCCTCACAACGGCTGCTGCCTTCGTCAGTTTTTATCTGGCCAACTCCGTTATGGGCGAAATCATGGGCCAGCTTTTTCTGGTGGTCAGTACGGCCCTGCTGGCCTCATGGCTTCTGTCCTTAAGCCTTATTCCCATGTTGGCCATGCAATGGATACGGGTAACCAAATCAAAAAAGGAAGAAACCGGACCCATTGCCCGCATCCGGAATCAGTATGAAACAATTCTGATACGTGTACTGAAAAAACCAAAAACCTTTGCTTTGTGCACAGCCCTGCTCTTTATTGCCAGCCTCGGTCTTTTCCGTTTTATCCCCTTCGTATTTTTTGCAGACAGCGATACCCCCATGATCAGTGCCAACCTGGAACTGCCGGTCGGCGTGGACATCTCCCTTACAGACCAGGTGACCAGAGAGCTGGAAACTTTTATTCAAAACGAGCTACTGGCGGAACATAAGGGCAAAGGTGTCACCCATTTTGCCGCCTTTGTGGGCAAAGGGGCTCCCAAATACGACCTGGGCTACAGACCTCCGGAAAGCGCTCCCTACACAGCCCATATTCTCCTCAACACCACAGGCGATGATGTGAATGATGCGGTGAAAAATGCGGTCTATGATTTTGCCCTGAACCATTTTCCCGATGTCACGGCCAAGGTTTCCCGGCTGAAAAGTGGTGGCGGATCGGAGAAGCCCATTGCCATCCGCATCACAGGCGATGACCCGGAACGGCTTTATGCCCTCGGGGAAAGGGTGAAGACAAAGCTGCGCAGTATTCAGGGCACCCGCAATGTAGCAGACGACTGGGGCCTTCGGTCCCGGAAGTTCAGGATTCTCATTGATCAGAACCGGGCCCACCTGGCAGGGCTCAGCAGCCAGGATGTGGCAGCCAGTCTGCAGACACTGCTTTCAGGCTCAGCCACTGGTATTTACAGGGAAAAAGAGCATAACATTCCCATTATCATGATCCGGGAAAATCCAGGCATCATGGACATAGCAGCGCTGGAGGGCTTACCGGTTCACAGTCCGTCCACGGGAAGAAGTGTTCCCTTAAAGCAGGTGGCAGACATTGAACTGGTCTGGGAACCAGCTAAAATTCTTCGCAGGGACCTGCACCGTACCCTTACGGTAAGCTCGGAAACCGCAGGGAACATCACGGCAGCTGCCGTAATGGCCTCCATGAAACCCTGGCTGACGGAAGATGCCCGGGAATGGGGCAGGGGTTATGGTTATGAACTGGGCGGTGAAGCCGAAGACAGTGCCAAGGCCATGGGAGCTGTCATGGAAAAACTTCCTATCTCCTTTTTTGTCATTATCCTCCTGCTCATTGCCCAGTTCAACTCCATCAAAAAACCCCTCATCGTACTTCTCACCATTCCTCTGGGTATAACCGGTGTGGCACTCGGGCTTTTTGTTTTTCGCTCAAGCTTCGGTTTCATGGCCTTTCTCGGGGTAATCAGCCTGGCAGGTATCGTTATCAACAATGCCATTGTACTCCTTGATCGCATCCGCATTGAAAAGGAGGAAAACGGACTTACACCGGAACAGGCCGTTGTAACAGCGGCCTGCCAGCGTTTCCGCCCCATTCTGCTGACCACCGCCACCACGGCCTTAGGCCTTATTCCCCTGTGGATCGGCGGGGGTCCCATGTGGCAGCCCATGGCCATCACCATTTTTTCCGGTCTGATCTTTGCCACCGTGATCACCCTTCTTTTTGTACCGGTCTGTTACAGCCTATTTTATGGCCTCCGGCCGGAAAAATCAGCCTCCGGAATGCCGGAAAACAGGAATGATTCCAAACAAGGGAAAAAAAACATTGACTTCCATGCTTATGGGGCGTAATGTCCGGACTCGTTGCTGCGGGGTGGAGCAGTCTGGTAGCTCGTCGGGCTCATAACCCGAAGGTCGTTGGTTCAAATCCAGCCCCCGCTACCAAAAAAATAAAGGCTTACGGTTCAGACCGTAAGCCTTTTTATATTTCTGTCACCACAAT
This window of the Desulfobotulus pelophilus genome carries:
- a CDS encoding TolC family protein is translated as MLSVRNCTRCLLGLLLLLSSPALAIPTLQLAVLADADTPEIQSFVDQVLRESRILAGQKTDILLAENGFLATGSQATDILAAHNLLEERKDVDLILALGGFCAPVLAERSAFAKPLIAIGIVDARLQKISFSDQGSSGIPHFTYLITPNTLETDIRSFHRMTAFQRLAILVETPILKEDAIREGLDGLALALGADFLYPEATDAARPATIPENADAVILGSLYRHPQAFREEVIQEAIRRKLPLFSLKGESDVLRGALTGRIPDSQRQQMARLMALRIESVLSGGDLSRIPVTIELDTHMYLNLATAKAIDFSPPWNILTEARISVPAPRTAQEFSLTDLLTEALLSHNSILQAEENLQTAKADSRATKAARLPSLGTEIRGQLQDRDHSIGGASETTAEIAASVRQIIFADQIDSAVYTGERKKDQAAARLEQARLDAILDVGSASLELLRSISLLRIREDTAGHTRNNLDIARQRREVGYTGRAEVLRWENALARARQNLLAAGIAVQQAENSLKRRLGWPLDREINIRDTSEQERFFSATGDIPLAKEIRTPKALSRFSLFLEKEAEGLRPEVLVLDAALAASRREERYHRRRPYTPEVAMAAGATHVLDRSGKGSHIPIPSDDCWQVGIQASWTLYSGGEIRASMTAAQAGIRRLELEKEETLRRIREDVRNRLSDVAAAFFDLDFAAQAADAARANLELVQDAYTKGEASIVDLMDARNADIEAREIQAGVHYALLMARLKLQHAAGFYPALSSPQTLEAFLDRYRAYAKGHTP
- a CDS encoding efflux RND transporter periplasmic adaptor subunit, whose translation is MKTPFLPIALSIFLLLSGCGRKEEEMPPELRPVRYEILTRQGLQETRTFTGQARPASEIRLGFRIGGQIVDLPVKMGEAILQGQLIARLDDSDDRLTLSELQAVLENTKAQRDTASAALDRVRSLYARDNVPLSEYESAKSRFAAASADHEATLQRIALQKSRLSYARLVSPAAGRIASVDVEKNENVQAGATIATLSTDDAMLVRTGIPEAYISRIHTGDRVQARFSTLPESLFTGRVYEVSYVSDAQSTYPVTVRILEPDPRIRPGMSADLTFRLRDSSRDSSILVPLFAVMENPQGRFVWVLQAGETEGTGIVHRRPVTPGTLMGDRMEITEGLSAGDKVVTAGVSRLTDGMIVRYDDPETMP
- a CDS encoding efflux RND transporter permease subunit, whose product is MNMTKTAVDNRWLTITLIAVLLLGGFQSFRAMPKDDMPPFLIRSVSIVTSFPGASPERVEQLVTDPIEKAVQEISQVDYISSESRPGVSVITVNLKESEYDLRPIFDHIRRKVDEVRPLLPEDSSPTVNDELGDVFGILIGITGEGFTFAELKKISDEVRDRLIKLPEVARVEIRGEQPERIYITYDEARLSSLGLSHSHIAAMIQATNIIFPGGNVTIGQNRISLEPSGNFENIEDLKNLIISQPGSPLILRLRDVARIERGYMDPPDNHVRINGIPGMVLGCSLKKEGNILEMGGAIDREIREMEKIYPHGVTFIRVASQDTKVNTAIRNFTGNLIQSVVVVLATMFLFLGLRTGFVVSSLIPSAILCTFFVMSFLGVGLNQVSLASLIIALGMLVDNAIVMSEAMMVRMESGEKKLDAALAASRELAIPLLVSSLTTAAAFVSFYLANSVMGEIMGQLFLVVSTALLASWLLSLSLIPMLAMQWIRVTKSKKEETGPIARIRNQYETILIRVLKKPKTFALCTALLFIASLGLFRFIPFVFFADSDTPMISANLELPVGVDISLTDQVTRELETFIQNELLAEHKGKGVTHFAAFVGKGAPKYDLGYRPPESAPYTAHILLNTTGDDVNDAVKNAVYDFALNHFPDVTAKVSRLKSGGGSEKPIAIRITGDDPERLYALGERVKTKLRSIQGTRNVADDWGLRSRKFRILIDQNRAHLAGLSSQDVAASLQTLLSGSATGIYREKEHNIPIIMIRENPGIMDIAALEGLPVHSPSTGRSVPLKQVADIELVWEPAKILRRDLHRTLTVSSETAGNITAAAVMASMKPWLTEDAREWGRGYGYELGGEAEDSAKAMGAVMEKLPISFFVIILLLIAQFNSIKKPLIVLLTIPLGITGVALGLFVFRSSFGFMAFLGVISLAGIVINNAIVLLDRIRIEKEENGLTPEQAVVTAACQRFRPILLTTATTALGLIPLWIGGGPMWQPMAITIFSGLIFATVITLLFVPVCYSLFYGLRPEKSASGMPENRNDSKQGKKNIDFHAYGA